In Mucilaginibacter celer, one DNA window encodes the following:
- a CDS encoding glycoside hydrolase domain-containing protein, whose amino-acid sequence MKKQLLAAAILLTGFTASAQKVPYTNCDNCWLADSLGNHRVVLTFNGTGKVAKAMINWRRRDDNPENKRIIIEDAKTKQKITNVKIGAVNRENGELYFEPTSGKGEYFVYYMPYKNEGRSNYPKGVYLKPENTASADWLNTLPADKQIPAATVKEYQSIDAFNSFYPMEVIATKAETETLISKYKTESFLIFPEDRMNSIRMTKDLPQRWIEAYPQAKYVGEAARGENFAFQLGLYALKNIENVQVKFTELKAANGKTIPAANLFCINTGGTAYDGRPLTKIVNIKQGEVQALWCGVDVPASVVMATYTGKATISINGKPAKTIALTIRVNNKLSKDGGVSEPDKMTRLGWLNSTMAQQNTVIAPYTPLQVSGNTVSLLGRKVEVNQDGFPKQIQTYFTPEMTEYATAPNNLLTEGIHFHFINAAGNKINLKSQGIQFTKKEPGTVQWTATSANDSLQMNVSASLEFDGFIAYTVKVKALQDVSLKDITMHIPFKKEFAKYMMGLGQKGGYRPENFEWKWDVAHKNQDGAWIGNVNGGLQYSLRDEKYVRPLNTNFYLQKPLLLPTSWGNDNKGGIKVTFDGKAVLANNYSGERDLKKGDELYYNFTLLITPFHTINTDFQWATRFYHAYKPIDTIKQAGATLINIHHATAINPTINYPFIAWQKMKAYDDSAHAAGLKVKIYNTIRELSNHAYETFALRSLGHEIYSPGKGGGFSWLQEHVGDDYIAAWFVPEIKDAAIINSGMNRWHNYYVEGMNWLTQNVGIDGIYLDDVAFDRVTMKRIKRVLTKDGHPGIIDLHSANQYNKSDGFDNSANLYMEHFPYLNRLWFGEYFDYEKNDPDFFLTEVSGIPFGLMGEMLQGGGNKWRGMVYGMTNRMPWSDGADPRPIWKAWDDFGIKGTKMIGYWVDDNPLKTDKEKVIATVYKKDGAAMVAIASWENTDTDFKLNIDWKKLGIDPAKATITAPEIKSFQPAKTFGMNDRIPVEKGKGWLLVIK is encoded by the coding sequence ATGAAAAAACAATTGTTGGCTGCGGCCATCCTTTTAACCGGCTTTACCGCATCGGCGCAAAAAGTACCTTATACCAATTGCGATAACTGCTGGCTGGCCGATTCGTTAGGTAATCACCGTGTAGTATTAACTTTTAACGGTACCGGCAAGGTAGCTAAAGCGATGATCAACTGGCGCAGAAGGGACGATAACCCAGAAAACAAGCGGATTATTATTGAAGATGCTAAAACCAAACAAAAAATAACCAATGTAAAAATAGGTGCCGTAAACCGCGAAAACGGAGAGCTGTATTTCGAGCCTACATCGGGCAAAGGCGAGTATTTTGTATACTACATGCCTTACAAAAACGAAGGCCGCTCAAATTATCCTAAAGGAGTCTATCTTAAACCGGAAAACACAGCCTCGGCGGATTGGCTGAACACATTGCCTGCCGATAAGCAGATCCCGGCAGCAACTGTAAAAGAATATCAATCGATAGATGCTTTTAATAGCTTTTATCCCATGGAGGTGATCGCTACAAAAGCCGAGACTGAAACCCTGATCAGCAAATATAAAACCGAATCCTTCCTGATCTTCCCGGAAGACAGGATGAACTCCATCCGCATGACAAAGGATTTACCGCAGCGTTGGATAGAAGCTTATCCGCAAGCAAAATATGTTGGTGAGGCCGCCCGTGGTGAAAACTTTGCATTTCAATTAGGCCTATATGCGTTGAAAAATATTGAAAATGTTCAGGTGAAATTCACCGAACTGAAAGCGGCAAACGGAAAAACTATCCCGGCTGCAAACCTGTTTTGTATCAACACCGGTGGTACAGCTTACGATGGTAGGCCGCTTACCAAAATCGTAAATATAAAACAGGGCGAAGTACAGGCCTTGTGGTGTGGCGTGGATGTTCCGGCGTCTGTAGTTATGGCTACATATACCGGGAAAGCCACCATCAGCATTAATGGCAAACCTGCAAAAACAATAGCCCTAACCATCCGCGTAAATAACAAATTATCGAAAGACGGTGGCGTAAGCGAACCTGATAAAATGACACGCCTGGGCTGGTTAAACTCTACCATGGCGCAGCAGAATACTGTTATCGCACCTTATACTCCTTTGCAGGTAAGCGGCAACACCGTAAGTTTATTAGGCCGTAAAGTAGAGGTGAACCAGGACGGCTTTCCGAAACAGATCCAAACTTATTTCACTCCCGAAATGACGGAGTACGCAACCGCGCCAAACAACCTGTTAACTGAAGGCATCCACTTTCATTTTATCAATGCGGCAGGCAACAAAATAAACCTGAAAAGCCAGGGCATACAATTCACCAAAAAAGAACCAGGAACCGTACAGTGGACAGCCACGAGCGCTAACGATAGCTTGCAGATGAATGTAAGTGCATCGTTAGAGTTTGATGGTTTTATAGCCTACACCGTAAAGGTTAAAGCCTTGCAGGATGTAAGCCTGAAAGATATCACCATGCATATCCCCTTTAAAAAGGAGTTTGCAAAATATATGATGGGCCTGGGCCAGAAAGGTGGCTACCGCCCTGAAAACTTTGAGTGGAAATGGGATGTAGCGCACAAAAATCAGGACGGCGCATGGATTGGTAATGTGAACGGCGGCCTGCAATATTCGCTAAGAGATGAAAAATATGTACGCCCGCTTAATACCAATTTCTACCTGCAAAAGCCTTTGTTACTGCCCACATCATGGGGTAATGATAACAAAGGCGGTATTAAAGTAACCTTTGATGGCAAGGCCGTATTAGCCAATAACTATAGCGGGGAGCGCGATCTGAAAAAAGGCGATGAATTATATTACAATTTTACGCTGCTTATCACGCCGTTCCATACTATCAATACCGATTTTCAGTGGGCCACAAGGTTTTATCATGCTTACAAACCTATCGATACCATTAAACAGGCCGGTGCTACTTTGATCAATATCCACCACGCAACCGCTATTAACCCAACTATCAATTACCCCTTCATCGCCTGGCAAAAAATGAAGGCTTACGATGATTCGGCACACGCGGCGGGATTGAAAGTGAAGATCTATAATACCATCCGCGAGTTATCAAATCATGCTTACGAAACTTTCGCCCTGCGTAGTTTAGGCCACGAAATCTATTCGCCGGGCAAGGGGGGAGGCTTTAGCTGGTTGCAGGAACACGTGGGCGACGATTACATAGCTGCCTGGTTTGTACCCGAAATTAAAGATGCTGCCATTATTAATAGCGGCATGAACCGCTGGCACAATTACTACGTAGAGGGCATGAACTGGCTAACGCAAAACGTAGGCATCGATGGTATTTACCTGGACGATGTTGCCTTTGATCGTGTTACCATGAAGCGCATTAAACGTGTGCTCACCAAAGATGGGCATCCCGGTATTATCGACTTACACTCTGCCAATCAATACAACAAGAGCGATGGTTTTGATAACAGTGCAAACCTGTACATGGAGCATTTTCCGTACCTCAACAGGCTTTGGTTCGGCGAGTATTTTGATTACGAAAAAAATGATCCTGATTTTTTCCTGACCGAAGTGAGCGGTATCCCTTTTGGTTTAATGGGCGAGATGCTGCAAGGCGGTGGCAACAAATGGCGAGGCATGGTTTACGGCATGACCAACCGCATGCCATGGAGCGATGGTGCCGACCCGCGCCCGATCTGGAAAGCCTGGGACGATTTCGGTATCAAAGGCACTAAAATGATAGGCTATTGGGTTGATGATAACCCTTTAAAAACCGACAAGGAAAAAGTGATTGCTACCGTTTACAAAAAAGATGGTGCTGCCATGGTAGCTATAGCCAGTTGGGAAAACACCGATACCGATTTCAAATTAAACATCGACTGGAAAAAATTAGGTATCGACCCGGCAAAAGCAACGATTACCGCGCCCGAAATTAAAAGCTTTCAACCTGCCAAAACTTTCGGAATGAACGATAGGATTCCGGTTGAAAAAGGGAAGGGTTGGTTATTGGTCATCAAATAA
- a CDS encoding c-type cytochrome: MMMNRKFQYITLLLLLFVFANAMQLTSCSGSNAEETTNAESAAAEKLVSIDTTKIPGGKYGAAVRYGRELMLHTAYYIGPEGINGHYTGNKMNCTNCHRDAGTRPYAFNLVRSFKDYPQYRAREGRILSLAERINNCVMRPNLGKPLPLDGKEMISIMAYLKFLSDSSNVAQVKKGIKNLEVELPDVAASSDRGEVLYAQNCERCHAKNGEGKMRFDNVTYEYPPVWGLLAYRPGSSMHRVVKLAQWLKGNMPYDKTEVGKPFLTDAQALDIAAYVNDDKKHKRPLPKTTKEVDYPNYDEKAIDYDKGPFKDPFTEQQHKYGPYKPIIDFWEGKGITPTI; encoded by the coding sequence ATGATGATGAACAGGAAATTTCAATATATAACCCTTTTATTGCTGTTGTTTGTTTTTGCTAACGCGATGCAGCTAACATCATGCAGCGGCAGCAACGCAGAGGAGACAACCAATGCCGAATCTGCGGCGGCTGAGAAACTGGTCTCGATAGATACTACCAAAATTCCGGGGGGCAAATACGGTGCTGCGGTGCGTTACGGCAGGGAATTGATGTTGCATACCGCTTACTACATTGGCCCGGAGGGTATTAACGGGCATTATACCGGTAACAAAATGAATTGTACCAATTGCCACCGCGATGCCGGTACAAGGCCTTACGCCTTTAACCTGGTGCGTTCGTTTAAAGATTACCCGCAGTATCGGGCGAGGGAGGGGAGGATCTTATCACTGGCCGAGCGCATCAACAACTGCGTAATGCGACCTAATCTGGGTAAACCCTTACCTTTGGATGGCAAGGAGATGATCTCAATTATGGCTTACCTCAAATTCCTGAGCGATTCATCAAACGTAGCGCAAGTTAAAAAAGGTATCAAAAACCTTGAAGTTGAGCTGCCGGATGTAGCCGCATCATCCGACAGGGGAGAAGTGCTCTACGCCCAAAACTGCGAGCGTTGCCACGCCAAAAATGGCGAGGGCAAAATGCGTTTTGATAACGTAACTTACGAATATCCGCCGGTATGGGGTTTACTGGCTTACCGACCCGGATCGAGCATGCACCGGGTGGTCAAGCTTGCACAATGGCTAAAGGGTAATATGCCTTATGATAAAACGGAGGTAGGCAAACCTTTTCTTACCGATGCCCAGGCGCTTGATATTGCCGCTTATGTTAACGATGATAAAAAACACAAACGCCCGTTGCCCAAAACCACAAAAGAGGTTGATTATCCTAACTATGATGAAAAGGCGATAGATTATGATAAAGGGCCTTTTAAAGATCCTTTTACAGAACAGCAGCATAAATATGGGCCGTATAAGCCTATTATTGATTTCTGGGAAGGTAAGGGGATAACGCCTACGATATAA
- a CDS encoding aryl-sulfate sulfotransferase — MKDWFKILVIGLLGTMMSGCSDINVVKEIHLGLYNNNELKIRLDVTTTKPVDLYAEYWIEGKHPEKYRSVNTSKATSYKLVLTNILPDTTYSYHIVTVSNGDTTVGKTYNFKSHQLPLFLQEQFNAKVAPKATLPGEFNDGLMLINKRYAPGVAYLVDNKGQIRWYHTIDDLGFKVINFTKDKTLLSILGRNDEPTSYGSEILEINLLGDTLLHLKKGQGDFKQIIHHEILKNDKDQLVFIYVDKRIMDLSSVGDAKQDTVNGDGIMVMDKTGKQLYKWSVFDVMDPLKDPKIMKTKKDWMHANSLSYDRDGNYLMSFYNNGQIWKINAKTGKVIYKFGKGGTIKMPADCNFTQAHAAHINAQGNLMFFDNGVEKHQSGVYAMKIDEQHQSSTIAMHIQLPKEIFNGRMGSAYQINDTTTLVCCSKRHIVVLADNKGRLHWTMETSVPTYRAGFIKYEQLNPYLKP, encoded by the coding sequence ATGAAGGATTGGTTTAAAATATTAGTAATAGGATTGCTGGGTACGATGATGAGCGGATGCTCGGACATTAATGTGGTGAAGGAGATACACCTGGGGCTTTACAACAATAACGAGCTGAAAATAAGGCTGGATGTAACCACCACCAAACCCGTTGATCTGTATGCCGAATATTGGATTGAGGGCAAGCACCCTGAAAAATACCGTTCGGTAAATACCAGCAAGGCCACATCGTACAAACTGGTGCTAACTAATATTTTGCCCGATACTACTTACTCATATCATATTGTAACGGTTAGCAACGGAGATACTACGGTAGGCAAAACCTACAATTTTAAATCGCACCAGTTGCCGCTGTTTTTGCAGGAACAGTTTAACGCAAAGGTAGCTCCGAAAGCCACATTACCGGGCGAGTTTAATGACGGGCTGATGCTCATTAACAAACGCTACGCGCCGGGCGTGGCTTACCTGGTTGATAACAAAGGGCAGATCAGGTGGTACCATACCATAGATGACCTTGGTTTTAAGGTGATCAATTTTACTAAAGATAAAACCCTGCTCTCTATTTTAGGTCGTAATGATGAACCTACCAGTTATGGCAGCGAAATATTGGAGATCAATTTATTGGGCGATACCCTGCTGCACCTCAAAAAAGGGCAGGGCGATTTTAAACAAATCATCCATCACGAGATATTGAAAAATGATAAAGACCAGCTGGTTTTTATTTATGTAGATAAGCGGATAATGGATCTTTCTTCGGTTGGCGATGCTAAACAGGACACCGTTAATGGTGATGGCATTATGGTGATGGATAAAACCGGCAAGCAGCTTTACAAATGGAGTGTGTTTGATGTGATGGATCCGCTGAAAGATCCAAAGATCATGAAAACAAAAAAAGACTGGATGCATGCAAACAGCCTTAGCTACGACAGGGATGGAAACTACTTGATGTCGTTTTACAATAACGGGCAGATCTGGAAGATCAACGCAAAAACCGGCAAGGTGATCTACAAATTTGGCAAAGGTGGAACTATTAAAATGCCTGCCGATTGCAATTTTACACAAGCCCATGCCGCGCATATCAACGCGCAGGGTAACCTCATGTTTTTTGATAACGGAGTAGAGAAACACCAGTCGGGCGTATATGCCATGAAGATAGATGAGCAACACCAAAGTTCAACCATCGCCATGCATATCCAGCTACCTAAAGAAATTTTTAACGGCCGCATGGGCAGCGCCTATCAAATAAACGATACCACCACACTGGTTTGCTGCTCAAAAAGGCACATTGTAGTGCTGGCCGATAACAAGGGCCGTTTACACTGGACGATGGAAACATCTGTACCAACCTACCGTGCCGGCTTTATAAAATATGAACAGCTCAATCCTTATTTAAAACCATAA
- a CDS encoding RagB/SusD family nutrient uptake outer membrane protein, which produces MKKYNILVLAAAVLAQFSCNKTNLEPKIYSSLTSQNAFLTKSDAIAAVNSVYARLKGPAVGDNFDYWTVRHFALTDLTTDVGHCSYAGDPGQLSQVQWNSANGLIAEDYRQIYKLIANANNAIYNIAAMSSISAAEKNQFLAEMKFLRAIAYSDLTDSWGPVILNTEKDVANPDYKAQTKPSPVADVDALMITDLENAISVLPTDYTKNSIYSTNDVGRATKGAAMFLLAKIYLREHAWQKAADLTKQVIDLGIYQLYPSYEGLFKESNTWCSENIFSVLSDANVNGTELLNHFGPLSHPVLTDRWQYYAVTWDFYNSYGDEDDRKKMFFTQYDGVDGLTHKQAPSLGATAPDGVLYMPDVATMKYADPNGANTYYDGHSVDVLRYADVLLSRAEALNELGGPTVEAVGLVNQVKGRSHAKLLVAANLTQATFRDALLQERGWELYYEGKRRADLKRFGKYDVIVNAYLKRIGATNTVQLPRDEYFPYPLNQVNINPNLNNAGRQQ; this is translated from the coding sequence ATGAAAAAATATAATATCCTTGTATTGGCAGCGGCGGTGCTTGCACAGTTTTCGTGTAACAAAACCAACCTCGAGCCTAAAATATATAGCAGCTTAACAAGTCAAAATGCTTTCTTAACCAAATCAGACGCTATCGCGGCAGTTAACTCGGTTTACGCCCGCCTTAAAGGCCCCGCAGTTGGCGATAACTTTGATTATTGGACGGTTAGGCACTTCGCCCTTACCGATTTAACTACCGATGTTGGCCATTGTAGTTACGCAGGCGACCCTGGTCAGCTATCGCAAGTGCAATGGAACTCGGCCAACGGTTTAATTGCCGAAGATTACCGTCAGATCTACAAACTGATTGCCAACGCCAACAATGCTATTTACAACATCGCTGCAATGAGCAGTATCTCGGCCGCCGAGAAAAACCAGTTTCTGGCCGAGATGAAGTTTTTGCGTGCCATTGCATATTCTGATTTAACCGACTCGTGGGGGCCGGTGATCCTGAATACCGAGAAAGATGTAGCCAATCCCGATTATAAGGCGCAAACTAAACCAAGCCCGGTGGCTGATGTTGATGCACTGATGATAACCGATCTGGAAAATGCCATCAGCGTTTTACCAACAGATTATACCAAAAACAGCATCTACTCAACCAATGATGTTGGCCGTGCTACCAAAGGTGCCGCTATGTTCCTGTTAGCTAAAATTTACCTGCGTGAACACGCCTGGCAAAAAGCTGCCGATTTAACCAAACAAGTAATAGATTTGGGTATCTATCAATTGTATCCAAGCTATGAGGGCTTGTTTAAAGAATCGAATACCTGGTGCTCTGAAAATATATTCTCAGTATTAAGCGATGCCAACGTTAACGGTACCGAATTGCTGAACCACTTCGGCCCGCTAAGTCACCCGGTATTAACCGACAGGTGGCAGTATTACGCCGTAACCTGGGACTTTTATAATAGCTATGGCGATGAGGACGACCGTAAAAAAATGTTCTTCACGCAATACGATGGGGTAGACGGTTTAACCCACAAACAAGCGCCATCATTAGGTGCAACCGCTCCGGACGGTGTTTTATACATGCCCGATGTAGCTACTATGAAATATGCCGACCCGAACGGTGCCAATACCTACTATGACGGCCACAGCGTGGATGTTTTACGCTATGCCGATGTATTACTAAGCCGTGCCGAAGCGCTTAACGAACTGGGCGGCCCAACTGTTGAGGCTGTTGGCCTGGTAAACCAGGTAAAAGGCCGCTCGCATGCAAAACTGTTGGTAGCAGCAAACCTTACACAGGCAACCTTCCGCGATGCTTTATTGCAGGAACGTGGTTGGGAGCTTTATTATGAAGGCAAACGCCGGGCCGATCTGAAACGCTTTGGTAAGTATGATGTAATTGTGAACGCTTACCTGAAACGCATTGGCGCAACCAATACCGTGCAGCTACCGCGCGATGAATATTTCCCGTATCCGCTTAACCAGGTTAATATCAACCCTAACCTGAACAACGCGGGCAGGCAACAATAA